One window from the genome of Cryptomeria japonica chromosome 6, Sugi_1.0, whole genome shotgun sequence encodes:
- the LOC131065821 gene encoding 17.1 kDa class II heat shock protein, giving the protein MDPVLSTLQQLLGLPDEMEKHLNAPTRTYVRDTKAMASTPVDLKEYPNSYVFILDMPGVKSDNIKVQVEDENVLAISGERKREEEEDVKYIRMERRLGKFMRKFALPSDCNLESISASCHDGVLTVTVPKLPPPEPKKPKTIEVKIA; this is encoded by the exons ATGGATCCGGTATTGAGCACTCTGCAACAGCTACTGGGGCTTCCAGATGAAATGGAGAAGCATCTCAACGCCCCGACCCGCACATACGTTCGCGACACAAAAGCCATGGCCTCAACCCCTGTCGACCTTAAAGAATACCCTAACTCCTATGTCTTTATTCTCGACATGCCTGGCGTTAAATCTGACAATATCAAG GTTCAAGTAGAGGACGAGAATGTGCTGGCAATCAGCGGAGAGCGAAAGAGGGAGGAAGAGGAGGATGTCAAATACATCCGGATGGAGCGCAGGCTCGGCAAATTTATGCGCAAATTTGCTCTGCCTAGTGACTGCAATCTGGAGAGTATTTCTGCCAGCTGTCATGATGGAGTGTTGACTGTTACTGTTCCCAAGCTCCCTCCTCCTGAGCCCAAGAAACCCAAGACTATTGAAGTTAAAATTGCATAG